CGACACGACGCCAGACGCAGGACGCAGCGATTCGTTCGTCGTTCGTCCTGCGTCTTGAGCCAGCACCACTTCCTTGTCCACCAAGTGACGCACCTCCTCGGCGTGGTGAAACACGCCGATCATCGCCACGCCCGATCGCTTGAGCTGCGCGAGTTGTTCCATCAACGCTGCCCGTGCTTGCGGATCGAGCGACGCCGTAGGCTCATCCAGCAGCAACAGCCGGCGCGGCACGATCAGGGCATGCGCCAGATTCACCTTCTGCTGCTCACCGCCGGAGAAGGTGGCCGGATAGGCATCCCACAACTCGCGCCTGAGGCCCAACGCGGCCAGCCAGCGCGCAGCGCGCTCTTGCGCCTCGGTATGGGAGAGGCCGGCTGCTATAAGCGGCTCCGCAACCACTTCGAGGGCGCTCACCCGCGGACGGACGCGCAGGAACTGCGTGACGTGGCCGATCTCCTCGCGACGTAGCTTGGCGATGTCCACGTCGGCGGCGCGCGCCAGGTCAATCGTCCCGTCGCGCGCGTGATACAGTGCCTGGCCGGAGACCGGCAGGTACGTGCGATACAGACAACGCAGCAACGAGCTTTTGCCCACGCCGTTCGGCCCGGCGACGAGCACGAACTCGCCGGCGCACAAGTCGAACGTCAGCTCACTAAACGCCACCACCCGGCGCTGCAGGTGATGCACGTCGAAGTGTTTGGATAGGTGTTTGACTTCGAGGATCATGGGGGCGTCCTGCGTCTTGCGTCTCACGTTTTACATTTTGAGCACCATCGCTCCGTATCACATATAGTGGGATGCGCAACACCTACAACCTGCAACCCGACACCCTGACACCTGCCCCCTGGCACCCGACACCTGATACCTGACACCTCGACACTTCTCTCACAACTTCGCATGCACCAACTGCTGCGTATACGCGTCTTGCGGATCTTCCAGCACTTGATCCGTCAAGCCGCGCTCCACGACGTGCCCCCGCCGCATGACCATGACGCGGTCGGCCAGCATGCGAATCACGCCCAGGTCGTGCGAGACGATGATCGTGGTCACGCCGGTTTCACGTTGCAGGCGCTTGAGCGTATCGAGCACGCGCGCTTGCACCGATACGTCCAGGCCGGTCGTCGGCTCGTCGAGCAAGAGAAGCTTGGGTTTCAGCGCAATGGCCTTGGCCAGTTGCACGCGTTGCTGCATCCCGCCGGATAGACGAATAGGCAGATCGTCCATGCGTTCCAGCGGAAACTCCGACGCCGCCAGCGCATCGCGGGCCGCCAGGCGGAGCGCGCGATAGTTGCGTTCACCCGCCGCAATCAGCCGCTCGGCAATGTTGCCGCTGCTGGTGTTACGCATGCGCAGGCCGAGGTGTGGGTTCTGGTACACGATACCAATCTCGAAGGTGCGCACGCGGCGCTGTGCAGGCCGGTCCAACGCGAACAGGTCTAGCCCTTCCAGTTCAGGGGTGTTGAAGTAATACCGGCCCTCGTCGGGTCGCTCTTCAAGGTTGAGCAGGCGCAGCACGGTGCTCTTGCCCGAACCGGATTCGCCGACGATGCCGAGCACCTCACCGGCATAGACCTCGATGTCCACATGATCCACGGCGACGACCTGCCCGCCGTAGCGCTTGACCAGGCCACAGGCCTGCACCAGCGGCTTCTGCGTGACCAGCAGAGGGTGATTCGTAGAGGCGTACGACGGTGCGTCGCTACTGAAGGTAGCCGTCAATGTAGAACCTCCCGGCGTCGTCGTAATACGTCACCCCAACAGAAACTTCCGAGGTCTTGGATCGAGCGATCACCTTTTCTACAAAGCCCGTATCCGAAATTTCGTAGAGCGCACTGCCACCCGGCTGTGGCAATTCGCTCATGAACTTGTTCTGCAGGCCGGTGTGGCGACACGTCCAGCCCCGCTGATCCTCCACGCGGAAGGGCACGTCGGCAAATTCGAGGGGGCGCACGTCGGTGTAGGGCGGCACGGCGTACACGCGCTTCTCGCGCCCGGCAGAGAGCAACGTTAGGTACGCCGCGCGATGCAGCTTGGGCAAATCCCAACGCGGAATGGGCGATGGGCTCATCACGTAGCGCCCGTTCACCAGGCAGGGGTAACTCGCGCCCAGCGTCACGCGCCGATAACGCACCAATTGCTCATACAGGCGCAACCACAGCAGCCCGTAATCGGCCTCGGCGTGCAGCAGACGTGCCTTGCTGATGTCATGCTCGACGCTGCGCAACGGCTCCGGGTCCGGCACCTGCAACACCAGGGTCTGGTATTCCTGCAGGCACTCTTCGGGGATGCGATGGCGACTCTGGAGGATGGTGGCCTTCAACGCATCGGTGGTTGTGGCTGCGCCGGCCATGCGCGCGATGAAGCGGCGGAGATTGGCTGCATTCACGCTGTCGTCCGCGCCCTGGTCAATCACTTTCACCACATCGTCCGGGCCGACGAGCGCGAGCGTCACTTGCAAGCCACCGGTGCCCCACCCACGCGCGATCGGCAACTCGCGGCTGGCGTAAGGGACCTGGTAGCCGGGGATGGCGATGGCTTTCAGGATGCGCCGGCGCAACTCACGCTTGGCGTATTCGTCGAGGAAGGCATAGGAGTAGCCCGGATTGGGCGCAGCGAGTTCGGCGATGGTCGGCATATGTCACATTGGCTCCCCGGCCGCCTGCGAGACAGCCGGCGGCGCAGCGCGCTCTGAATACACGCCCGGCATCCCGGCAGCCAGGCCGCCGCCATCGCCGTAGTAGTCACCCAGGCCGGCGACCTTCTTCGCCACGCCCATGCTGCGCACCACGTCCAGTTCGCTGCCGAAGGTCACGTAGTGCGGCAGCTTGTAATGAATGCAAAACCCGGACGACTCGACCGGATCGGTGTGATATAGCACATACTCCTCGGTGTGCGAAGGATGGGGATCGGGCAGATCCATCGCCATATCGAGCATCGCCCCGGCGATCGTCTTGACTTCGTTCCAGCCGATCGTGGCGCAGAAGCCCAGCCCTAATTGCAACTGAGCCGGCCCGTCGGCGGACGCTTCGCCACCTGCAGGCGCGGCCTCGACGGCTGTGACGACCTCGGCGTGAGTCACCCGGACGCGGCCGATGCTGAACAGCTCACCGGTGATCGGATGGGCGATCTCGACATCGGCATAGCCCAGCCGCACTTCGTTCACGGTTGGATGTACCGCGCCGTAGCCGCGCATGTTGGCATAGCCTAGCGCCAACACGCCACCGGTGTCGGCCCGCGACAGCGACTGCAGACGCATGGCGCGCGGCGCAGGAAAGAGCAACGGCTCGCGCGTCACGTCGGGAATCTCGGCGGCATCCTGGCAAGGATGAACGGGCAACGCGGGCAATAGGCCGGCGTCGCGTTGCCAATCAGCAACGAGCGGCAGATGGCTCTTCTCGCCGTGAAGTTGCAGCTCCCCGTTCAAAGATGCGGCCGGCGCTGCGCCATCACCGCGTTCTGAGACTTCGTGTCCTCCTGCCTTTGCGGTGCGCTCTCCTTCCAACCCGTCCACGCCGTCGTGTCTTCGCGCCGGCGTGGTGGGCTCTCCCTCCAGCACGGCCAGATCAAGCACGCGATGGCTGTAATCGAGCGTAGGACCGAGCATTTGCCCACCGGGAATATCTTTGAAAGCTGCCGAAATCCGCCGGACGACCCGCATGCGTTCGGCGTCCACAACGTGCGCGTAGGCCAGGCGTGGCTGCGTGCTACGAAAGGCGCGCAGCATCAACACGGCCTCGTACAAATCGCCGCCGCTCTGGGCCAGGGCGAGCGCGGCCAGCTCCGGGGCATACAGCGAACCCTCGCCCATCACCCGGTCAATCAGATAGGGCATGGCGCGCTCGATCGTGCGCACGGTTTCGGCGTCGAAGTTGCCGATCAGCTCGCGGTAGAGCCGCTCGGCATTCTGAATGGCGCCCTCGCCACCTCGTGCTGCGACATACATCGCTAGGCTACCTCCACTTGGGTCGTGCACGGGAGTCCGACAACGCGCCCGGAATGTACGAAGAAAGCATCAAAGCCCAGCGGATAGCGGATCATCTGCCGCCGCAACTCCCAAAAGGCCGGCGGCACACCGCCGATGCGCAGCCGCACCTGATCCGCGATGCCTGGTCCACGGCAAATGCACTCCGGCGCGTCCGGCGCATCGAGATCGCAACCGATGACCAGCGTAGCGCTCTCATCCGGCAACGCATACGTGCCCACCTTGATGTCGGGGATCAGCGTCAGCGCCACCTCGTCCAGGCATGGGAGGAAGATGTAAGCGGCTGATGAAACAGCGAGGGCTTTTGCGCCGCAGCGCGCCAACCGCGCCGCCAGCGCTTCATCCGGGCAAAAGTAGCTCGTCTCAAGGTCGAGCAACGTCCGGCCGATCAGCGTGAAATCGTCCTCGTCGAAGCCGGACGGGGGCAGGAGACGCACGCGGCCGGGGTAGCTAAAGGCCCACATCAGCGCCAGAAACGTTTGGCGCGCAATCGCTTCGGTTTGAGTGTAGGCAGGAACAGCCGTAGACATTAGAACGTTTCCATCGCCACGCGCGTGGACTCGACCTTCGCCATCAGCGCCGCATCTTGCGCGTCCAAGGCAGCCGCTTGCGCTGCGATGAACGCCTCGATACGTTCGACCTCTATGCCGCCACGCAGCGCAGCATCCAGCACAGCCATCGCCAGCGCATGTCGCACATCGCGGCCCAGGCATGCGCCGTAGCCCTCGACTTCTCGACCGGATGGCAGCGCAACCTGCACCTGGGCTTCGGCCATCAGCGCCTCGCCCAGGTGAAAAGTCACCCCCTTGGCACTGTCGCGATAGGGCAACATGACGATGCCGGTGCGGTTTCGAATCACGCGCACGTCGCTCAGTCGCCTCAGGACGTCGTCGGCCAGCGCGATGACGTCGCGCGCCGGCGCGCGGCTGAGGACGGACAGTGGATGCACGGACAAGGGCAAACTCACGTAGCGGCTCATGACCTTGATGCACAAGGTCATGAGCCACCCAGTAGATCGCCACGACGGCGTTACCGCATCGTCGTCAGGTCGAGCTTGAGGAGGCGTGCTGCGTCGCGCAGCCCATTGAAGAAGGAGTCAATGTTCTTCAGCCGGAGGGTCGGATACTCGGTCACCGGATCCACATACCACTGGCGGTATGCCGCGACCAGCGCCGGATCCTTGCGAACGGCCAGCAGGGCATCCTTCACTGCCGTCTTGAATTGCTCAGGCAGCTCGGCACGAACGGCAAACGGCGTATTCGGGATCGGGTCGCTGTAGGCAATGATGACGATCTGGCCGTCCTTACAGGCGTTGTATTTCAGCTCGATTTCCTTGGGCGTGCGGCGACGGTTGATGCCGTCGGCGAAGCCGCACACATCCACCTGGCCTTGATTCGCCAAGGTGTAAAGGTTGTCTTCGAAGTTCGCCCCGGCATCCGCCTTGTCGTTCCAAACAGCGATCAGCGCCGAGGGGTGGCTGCCGGCGAAGACCGACTGCATGTCCTTGTCGGGGTCAATCTTGTTCTTCAACAGGAGCGTGCGCGGAATCAGGTTGCCGCTGGTCGAAGCGGGATCCACAAAGGCAAAGCGCTTGCCCTTGAGGTCTTCGAGCGTGCGGATGCCCGAGCCCTTCTTGGTGAAGATCACGCTGAAGTAAAAGGGTGACTCTCTCGGGTTGTAAACGGCGACGCCGCCGCGCGGCACGCGCGGGTAGATGCCCACGGCGAGCGGGTCGAGCTTGGTCTGGCTGCTGGCCAGCACGTAGGCAAACGGGCCCACCTCGAAGGCATCCACGAACTTGTTTCGCACCGCCTCGATGACGGCGCTGTAGCTCGAGCCGGTGCTGAGCTTGACGGGAATGCCGAGCGACTTCTCCAGGTGCGCGCGGATCGGCTCGGCGGCTTTCAAGGTTTGCTCGGCGTCGCTGCCGGCAAAGATGCCGACCTTGAACTCGCCGGGCGATTGATTCAGGTTCAATCCGAAGGCAGGCGCCTTGCCCACGATCGAGGCGAAGGCTGCCGAGCCCACCGTAAGCGCCGAAGCGCGCAGAAACTTTCTTCGGTTCATGATTTGTTCCTCCTTACCTCACTAGTCACACAATTGCGTTCAAAGCTTGCGATTGATGCGGGCTGCAGAGCGCCGGCATAGCGCTTCCATCCCTTGTTGAAAGGGAGCGCGTAACGCGCCGGCAGCTCAAATCAACTTCTGGCGAATGTGCGCGCTGATGCGGTCAATGATCGTGACGGCGATGATGAGCACGATCACTGCGCCCATCAGCTCGCGAAATTGGAAGAGCGCCATGTATTTCTGCAGCGCGAAGCCAACGCCGCCTGCGCCGACGATGCCCAGGATCGTTGCGGCGCGCACGTTGTGCTCGAACAACACGAGCGAGTAGCTGGCCATCAATGGCATTACCTGGGGGATCACGCTGTGGGTGAAGATGGGCAAGCGCCCGGCGCCCGTCGCGCGCACGGCCAGCACTTGCTGTGGATCAATTTGCTCGATCGCTTCGGCGTACAGCCGGCCCATCGAACCGATGGCGGCGATGCCGAGCGCCAACACGCCCGTGAACGGGCCAAGGCCGATGGCCGCCACGAACACCAGCGCGAAGATCAACTCGGGAATGGCGCGGTTGGCGTTCATGATCAGGCGCGTGACTTGATACACCACGGGATGTGGCGAAGTGTTTCGCGCCGCTAGCAACGCGAAGGGGATGGAGAGGATGACCGCCAGCGCGGTGCCGATCAACGCCATCTACAAGGTTTCGATCACCGCCGGCAGGATGCCCGGCACCCACACGCGATTCAGAACCGAAGGCTCGCTCGTGATGCGAAACTCGCCCGGATCGAGCATGGATACCTGCACCGGGGCGCTCACCTGCGGCTGCTCCGGCATCGGCTGTCCGCTCTCCAGCAGTTCATCGAGCGGCACCGATTCCTGCAACTCAGCAGCGATTTGATCGAGCAGGGGATCGCCGTCGAGGGTATCGGTGTAGCGCGCATGCACCGAAAACGGCAGCGGAATCTCGAATGGGAGTTTGGCGACGGCGTGCCAGTCGAAGTCCACGGGGAAGAGCCGGATCACGAAGTTGGCCATGTTGGGAATGCCCTTGACCAACTGCTCGGGCTGCGGACGCGTGCCTTGAATCGCCCAGGAGAACACGCCCACGATCAGCGCGAAGAGCAAGATGCCTGACAACGAGAGCTTTGGAAAGGGGGAAAGCAGCTCTTCACGCGAAACACCACCCGAAGTAGCGCGTTTGGTTTCGGCCTTCACTACGGACTCTCTGCTAACAACTTCCATGCCAGCTCCATCCACTCGACTACTGCGCATCACACCTGCACTTTGTCGAAGCGATACACGCGATCCATCACCGCCTCGGTCATTTGCTCCGGCTTGCCGTCGAAGACGATCACGCCCTGCGCCAGGCCGATGATGCGGTCGGCAAACTGGCGCGCCAATTCGACCTGGTGGATATTGATGAGCGTGAGCACGCCGTCTTCGCGCGCCACGCGCGCCAGGTCGTTCAGCACCTGAACCGACAACTCGGGGTCGAGGCTGGCTACGGGCTCATCGGCCAGCAGGATCTTCGGTTGCTGCGTCATCGCCCGGGCAATCGAGACGCGCTGTTTCTCGCCACCGGAGAGCCGATCGGAGCGCTGGCTTGCGCGATGTAACAAATTCACCCGTTCGAGGTTGTGCACTGCCAGTTCTCGCTCACGGCGATCGAAATACCCCAGCGCACCGGCCAGCGTGCTCTTGTATCCCAGGCGACCCGTCAGCACGTTTGTCAAGGCAGGCAAGCGATCTACGAGGTTGTATTCCTGCCACACGAAGCCGATCCGGCGACGCTCCATCGCCAGCTCGCGCTGGCTCATCTTGGTGATGTCCTTGCCGTCGAGGATGATCGAGCCCTCCGTCGCTTTCTCCAGGCCGTTGATGCAGCGGAGCAGCGTGGATTTGCCGGCACCCGAGCGGCCGATGATGGCGACGATCTCCCCCCGCCTCCACACTGAAGCTCACCCGCTTCAGGGCTTCGTGACCGTTGGGATAAACCAGGCGCAAATCGCGCACATCCAGTAAGCTCATCGGTGATTCTCCCGTCGATACCACTTGCGGAGTCAAGGTGTGCTAAATCAACTTGGCGTATGAGAACAGGACGACCGCGACAACCGATTGAGATCGCTGAGAGCGTCGAGCAGTTGTAAGCCCTGTATCGCCAGGAGAAGGATGGCCTGAAGCGCCGGCGTTACCAGTTCGCCTACGAACTCAAACGCGGCACCAGCACCGATGCGGCCGCTAAAGCATGCGGAATCAGTGGCACGGCTGCCGATACGTGGGTGCGATGGCTACGCCAAGGTGGATTGACAGAATTGATCGCGGGGCATAGCTGGGGCGGGCGGCGGCATGTGGGCGGGCGGCTGAGCGAAGAGCAGGAAGGCGCGCTAGTGCAAGAGGCGGCCGCGGGCAAGATTCGGAGCATCCACGACGGCGTGGCGTGGGTGCAAGCGCGATGCCAGGTGCGATACACCTACTGGGGCATGCGCGGGGTGTTCGCGCGGCTGGGACTGCGCAAAAAGGTGCCCCGCCCGGCCAATGTCAAACGGAACGAAGCACGCCAAACGGCGTGGAGAGAGGGGGCTGTGTTACCAGCTGGCCCAAGCGGGCGTCAGGTTGGACGGCGCGATCATCATGAGCGATGAGATGCGGGTGGGTTTACATAGTCAGGTGCGCCGGCGCTGGTGTCCAGTCGGCATGAAGCTGGTGCAGCCGCAGCAGATGCGGTTTGACCACCGCTGGCTGGTGCTCGGATTAGCCGTTACCCGGCTCAAGCTGCGCTGGCGTTGGCAGGCCAACCTGCGTCAAGACAGCATGCTGGCGACGGTGCACGCCTGGCAGCAACATCCGGACGGCTTGGATGCTGTGGTGTGGGACAACGCGCCCGCTCACAAGACCAAGGCTGTTCGTACGGCCATCGCTGGCACTAGCACTGGCACTGGTGGTGCGGTGATCTTCCAACCGCCGTATGCGCCGGAGCTGAATCCCGTTGAGCGCATCTTCGAATACCTACGTGACCACATTGAAGGCGAACTCTACGCCACCATCGAGGCCAAAATCGAGCGAGTCGAGCAGATATTGCATGCGTTAGCTGACGACGCCGACGCACTTCGCAGGCTGGTTGATTGGCGTTGGATCAAAGACAACGTCCAGGCCCTGTCCTTATTTAGCACGCCTTGATGTGGCAGTTGGTAGAGTGTGCGCCGCTGCACACAACTTCACGATGATAAGGAGCGCGCTTTAAGCGCCGTATAACCCTCGGATAAGCGCCGGTTAAAGGAAACGAAAAGGGGCAGACCGCTTTGAGCAGTCTGCCCCGGATGCACCCGCTAAAACCGTGAACGATTTAGGGGACGAGCACCGTGTCGATCACATGCACGATGCCGTTGGCCGCCGTCACATC
The window above is part of the Candidatus Roseilinea sp. genome. Proteins encoded here:
- the phnL gene encoding ABC transporter yields the protein MILEVKHLSKHFDVHHLQRRVVAFSELTFDLCAGEFVLVAGPNGVGKSSLLRCLYRTYLPVSGQALYHARDGTIDLARAADVDIAKLRREEIGHVTQFLRVRPRVSALEVVAEPLIAAGLSHTEAQERAARWLAALGLRRELWDAYPATFSGGEQQKVNLAHALIVPRRLLLLDEPTASLDPQARAALMEQLAQLKRSGVAMIGVFHHAEEVRHLVDKEVVLAQDAGRTTNESLRPASGVVSSRETGGDLDVVE
- the phnK gene encoding ABC transporter ATP-binding protein, whose protein sequence is MTATFSSDAPSYASTNHPLLVTQKPLVQACGLVKRYGGQVVAVDHVDIEVYAGEVLGIVGESGSGKSTVLRLLNLEERPDEGRYYFNTPELEGLDLFALDRPAQRRVRTFEIGIVYQNPHLGLRMRNTSSGNIAERLIAAGERNYRALRLAARDALAASEFPLERMDDLPIRLSGGMQQRVQLAKAIALKPKLLLLDEPTTGLDVSVQARVLDTLKRLQRETGVTTIIVSHDLGVIRMLADRVMVMRRGHVVERGLTDQVLEDPQDAYTQQLVHAKL
- the phnJ gene encoding carbon-phosphorus lyase complex subunit PhnJ — protein: MPTIAELAAPNPGYSYAFLDEYAKRELRRRILKAIAIPGYQVPYASRELPIARGWGTGGLQVTLALVGPDDVVKVIDQGADDSVNAANLRRFIARMAGAATTTDALKATILQSRHRIPEECLQEYQTLVLQVPDPEPLRSVEHDISKARLLHAEADYGLLWLRLYEQLVRYRRVTLGASYPCLVNGRYVMSPSPIPRWDLPKLHRAAYLTLLSAGREKRVYAVPPYTDVRPLEFADVPFRVEDQRGWTCRHTGLQNKFMSELPQPGGSALYEISDTGFVEKVIARSKTSEVSVGVTYYDDAGRFYIDGYLQ
- the phnI gene encoding phosphonate metabolism PhnI protein yields the protein MYVAARGGEGAIQNAERLYRELIGNFDAETVRTIERAMPYLIDRVMGEGSLYAPELAALALAQSGGDLYEAVLMLRAFRSTQPRLAYAHVVDAERMRVVRRISAAFKDIPGGQMLGPTLDYSHRVLDLAVLEGEPTTPARRHDGVDGLEGERTAKAGGHEVSERGDGAAPAASLNGELQLHGEKSHLPLVADWQRDAGLLPALPVHPCQDAAEIPDVTREPLLFPAPRAMRLQSLSRADTGGVLALGYANMRGYGAVHPTVNEVRLGYADVEIAHPITGELFSIGRVRVTHAEVVTAVEAAPAGGEASADGPAQLQLGLGFCATIGWNEVKTIAGAMLDMAMDLPDPHPSHTEEYVLYHTDPVESSGFCIHYKLPHYVTFGSELDVVRSMGVAKKVAGLGDYYGDGGGLAAGMPGVYSERAAPPAVSQAAGEPM
- a CDS encoding phosphonate ABC transporter substrate-binding protein, with translation MNRRKFLRASALTVGSAAFASIVGKAPAFGLNLNQSPGEFKVGIFAGSDAEQTLKAAEPIRAHLEKSLGIPVKLSTGSSYSAVIEAVRNKFVDAFEVGPFAYVLASSQTKLDPLAVGIYPRVPRGGVAVYNPRESPFYFSVIFTKKGSGIRTLEDLKGKRFAFVDPASTSGNLIPRTLLLKNKIDPDKDMQSVFAGSHPSALIAVWNDKADAGANFEDNLYTLANQGQVDVCGFADGINRRRTPKEIELKYNACKDGQIVIIAYSDPIPNTPFAVRAELPEQFKTAVKDALLAVRKDPALVAAYRQWYVDPVTEYPTLRLKNIDSFFNGLRDAARLLKLDLTTMR
- the phnC gene encoding phosphonates import ATP-binding protein PhnC (possible pseudo, frameshifted), which gives rise to MWRRGEIVAIIGRSGAGKSTLLRCINGLEKATEGSIILDGKDITKMSQRELAMERRRIGFVWQEYNLVDRLPALTNVLTGRLGYKSTLAGALGYFDRRERELAVHNLERVNLLHRASQRSDRLSGGEKQRVSIARAMTQQPKILLADEPVASLDPELSVQVLNDLARVAREDGVLTLINIHQVELARQFADRIIGLAQGVIVFDGKPEQMTEAVMDRVYRFDKVQV